A window of the Pseudomonas fluorescens genome harbors these coding sequences:
- the secD gene encoding protein translocase subunit SecD produces the protein MLNKYPLWKYILILAVLAIGLIYSAPNLYPDDPAIQISGASTALQVNQADLDRVSTALKESGINVKASSLAANGKGGLIRLTKAEDQLPAKDVVRKALGDDYVVALNLAQTTPQWLRNLAAHPMKLGLDLSGGVHFLLEVDMDKALDARLKVYEGDVKSLLRKEKLRYRSLPQLNGAIQLGFSDADSREQARALIRKNFNDFDIVPADLNGQPVLRLAMTPAKLAEIREYSIKQNLTTVRNRVNELGVAEPIVQRQGANRIVVELPGVQDTAEAKRILGKTANLEFRLAAEPGASKATSETFEFREGKRPPAQIERGLIITGDQVTDAKAGFDSQHGTPEVNIRLDGHGGDLMNRATRSNVGRSMAVIFIEQRPVTTYVKQVVDGVEKDVPVQTFKEEKKIISLATIQSPLGAQFRITGLNGQGESSELALLLRAGGLAAPMYFAEERTIGPSLGADNITKGIDASLWGMLFVSLFIIAIYRFFGLIATVALAVNMVLLLALMSLLGATLTLPGIAGIVLTMGMAVDANVLIFSRIREEIAAGMTVQRAINEGFGRAFTAILDANLTTLLVGGILFAMGTGPVKGFAVTMSLGIFTSMFTAIMVTRAMVNLIFGGRDFKKLWI, from the coding sequence ATGCTGAACAAATATCCTCTGTGGAAATACATTCTGATCCTGGCGGTGCTGGCGATCGGTCTGATTTATTCCGCTCCGAATCTATACCCCGATGACCCGGCCATTCAGATCAGCGGCGCCAGCACGGCCCTGCAGGTCAATCAGGCCGACCTGGATCGCGTGAGCACCGCGCTCAAGGAATCCGGGATCAACGTCAAGGCATCGAGCCTGGCTGCGAACGGCAAGGGCGGTCTGATCCGTCTGACCAAGGCTGAAGACCAGCTGCCGGCCAAGGACGTTGTCCGCAAGGCATTGGGTGATGACTACGTCGTCGCGCTGAACCTGGCACAAACCACCCCGCAATGGTTGCGCAACCTGGCCGCGCACCCGATGAAGCTGGGTCTGGACTTGTCCGGTGGTGTGCACTTCCTGCTGGAAGTGGACATGGACAAAGCCCTCGACGCCCGCCTGAAAGTCTACGAGGGCGACGTCAAGAGCCTGCTGCGCAAAGAGAAACTGCGCTATCGCAGCCTGCCGCAACTCAATGGCGCCATTCAATTGGGCTTCAGCGATGCTGATTCCCGCGAACAGGCCCGTGCGCTGATCCGCAAGAATTTCAACGATTTCGACATTGTTCCGGCCGACCTCAACGGTCAACCGGTGCTGCGTCTGGCGATGACCCCGGCCAAGCTGGCGGAAATCCGTGAATACTCCATCAAGCAGAACCTGACCACGGTACGTAACCGCGTCAACGAGCTGGGTGTTGCCGAACCGATCGTCCAGCGTCAGGGCGCCAACCGTATCGTGGTTGAGCTGCCGGGCGTGCAGGACACCGCCGAAGCCAAGCGTATCCTCGGCAAGACGGCCAACCTGGAGTTCCGTCTGGCCGCCGAGCCGGGCGCTTCGAAAGCCACTTCCGAAACCTTCGAGTTCCGTGAAGGCAAGCGTCCTCCTGCCCAGATCGAGCGTGGCCTGATCATCACCGGTGACCAGGTGACTGACGCCAAGGCCGGTTTCGATTCGCAGCACGGTACGCCTGAAGTGAACATCCGCCTGGATGGTCACGGCGGCGATCTGATGAACCGCGCGACCCGCAGCAACGTCGGTCGCAGCATGGCGGTGATCTTCATCGAGCAGCGCCCGGTCACTACTTACGTCAAGCAAGTGGTCGACGGCGTCGAGAAAGACGTGCCGGTGCAGACTTTCAAGGAAGAGAAGAAAATCATCAGCCTGGCGACCATTCAGTCGCCGCTGGGTGCGCAGTTCCGTATCACCGGCCTGAACGGTCAGGGTGAGTCGTCCGAACTGGCGCTGCTGCTGCGTGCCGGTGGTCTGGCTGCTCCGATGTACTTCGCTGAAGAACGCACCATCGGCCCGAGCCTGGGTGCGGACAACATCACCAAGGGTATAGATGCATCGCTGTGGGGCATGCTGTTCGTCTCGCTGTTCATCATCGCCATCTACCGTTTCTTCGGTCTGATCGCCACCGTTGCTCTGGCGGTGAACATGGTGCTGCTGCTGGCGCTGATGTCGCTGCTGGGTGCCACGCTGACCCTGCCGGGTATCGCCGGTATCGTGCTGACCATGGGTATGGCGGTCGACGCCAACGTGCTGATCTTCTCGCGGATTCGTGAAGAGATCGCCGCCGGCATGACCGTACAACGTGCAATCAACGAAGGCTTCGGCCGGGCATTCACTGCGATTCTCGACGCCAACCTGACCACCTTGCTGGTCGGCGGCATCCTCTTCGCCATGGGCACCGGCCCGGTGAAGGGCTTTGCAGTGACCATGTCCCTCGGGATCTTTACCTCGATGTTCACGGCCATCATGGTGACCCGCGCAATGGTCAACCTGATCTTTGGCGGACGTGACTTCAAGAAGTTGTGGATTTAA
- a CDS encoding LysR family transcriptional regulator: MDLFQSMSVYVKVVESGSMTAAALQCEMSTTMVGNHLRALEQRLGVQLLQRTTRRQRLTEFGSVYYQRCLEVLGLVADSERLAEQTLDEPRGILRVTAPLTFGVERLAPALSEFSLQCPQVKLDVILTNRRPDLLESGLDVAFRLGHFDQSNLIARPLIDYTLTVCASPEYVARRGMPLTTEELRQHDCLSFAYPAGDDWQSVEKQWRLSGPDGEIMVDVKGPMLINSSAGLHQAARTGMGIVMLPDALVEQDLREGRLVVVMPDYQPPNRPMHLLYAPDRYRLPKLRRFVEFAMQMWGRP; encoded by the coding sequence ATGGATCTATTCCAGTCAATGAGCGTTTACGTCAAGGTTGTGGAGTCCGGCAGCATGACGGCGGCCGCGCTGCAGTGCGAAATGTCCACGACCATGGTGGGCAATCACCTGCGGGCGCTGGAGCAACGGCTCGGCGTGCAACTGTTGCAACGCACCACCCGCCGCCAGCGGCTGACCGAATTTGGCAGCGTTTACTACCAGCGCTGCCTGGAAGTGCTCGGTCTGGTCGCCGACTCCGAACGCCTCGCCGAACAGACGCTTGATGAACCGCGCGGCATTCTGCGGGTTACCGCACCGCTGACCTTTGGCGTCGAACGCCTGGCCCCGGCACTCAGTGAGTTTTCCCTGCAATGTCCGCAGGTCAAACTCGACGTGATCCTGACCAACCGTCGCCCGGACCTGCTGGAAAGCGGTCTCGACGTGGCCTTCCGACTGGGCCACTTCGACCAGTCCAACCTGATCGCGCGCCCCCTGATCGACTACACCCTGACCGTCTGCGCCTCCCCGGAATACGTGGCCCGACGCGGCATGCCCCTCACCACTGAAGAACTGCGTCAGCACGACTGCCTGTCCTTTGCCTATCCCGCCGGTGACGACTGGCAATCGGTGGAAAAGCAGTGGCGCCTCAGCGGCCCCGACGGGGAAATCATGGTCGACGTCAAAGGGCCGATGCTGATCAACAGCTCAGCCGGCCTGCATCAGGCCGCGCGCACCGGCATGGGCATCGTGATGCTGCCGGACGCTCTGGTGGAGCAGGATCTGCGCGAAGGCCGACTGGTCGTCGTGATGCCGGACTATCAGCCGCCGAACCGGCCGATGCATCTGCTCTACGCGCCGGATCGCTATCGGCTGCCGAAACTGCGTCGCTTCGTCGAGTTCGCCATGCAGATGTGGGGCAGACCGTAA
- a CDS encoding GNAT family N-acetyltransferase: MNNDISIRDLLPTEVEATRQFLERHGWGHRTGIAEHFAKLIQNSQRTAVALSGQQIVGFARGITDGLSNGYLSMVIVDGQHRRAGIGRALVEHVMGDNTDITWVLRAGREGAEAFFASLGFETSVIAMERLRLK, from the coding sequence ATGAACAATGACATTTCAATACGCGACCTTCTGCCCACGGAAGTGGAGGCGACAAGGCAGTTTCTCGAGCGGCACGGCTGGGGTCATCGCACCGGCATAGCAGAACATTTCGCCAAACTCATCCAGAACTCCCAACGCACTGCCGTTGCACTGAGCGGCCAGCAAATTGTCGGTTTCGCCCGTGGCATCACCGATGGCTTGTCCAACGGTTACCTGTCGATGGTCATAGTCGACGGACAACATCGGCGCGCGGGCATCGGGCGGGCATTGGTCGAACATGTGATGGGCGACAATACCGACATCACTTGGGTCCTGCGTGCCGGGCGTGAAGGTGCGGAAGCGTTTTTCGCCAGCCTGGGGTTTGAAACGTCGGTAATCGCGATGGAGCGTTTGCGGCTGAAATAG
- the yajC gene encoding preprotein translocase subunit YajC, with translation MSFFISNAMADAAAPAAAPMGGGFEWIFLVGFLVIFYLMIWRPQAKRAKEQKNLLSSLQKGDEVVTTGGIAGKITKVADDFVVLEVSDTVEMKFQKGAIAATLPKGTLKAI, from the coding sequence ATGAGCTTTTTTATCTCTAATGCCATGGCTGACGCGGCTGCACCGGCTGCAGCGCCTATGGGCGGCGGCTTCGAGTGGATTTTCCTGGTCGGCTTCCTGGTCATCTTCTACCTGATGATCTGGCGTCCACAGGCCAAGCGCGCCAAAGAGCAGAAGAACCTGCTGAGCAGCCTGCAGAAGGGCGACGAAGTGGTCACCACCGGCGGCATCGCCGGCAAGATCACCAAAGTGGCCGATGACTTCGTGGTTCTGGAAGTTTCCGACACCGTGGAAATGAAGTTCCAGAAGGGCGCCATCGCCGCCACGCTGCCAAAAGGCACGCTGAAAGCGATCTAA
- the tgt gene encoding tRNA guanosine(34) transglycosylase Tgt yields MSFELLATDGKARRGRLTFPRGTVETPAFMPVGTYGTVKGMLPRDIVATGAEIILGNTFHLWLRPGTEVIKEHGDLHDFMQWKGPILTDSGGFQVFSLGAMRKIKEEGVTFASPVDGSKVFMGPEESMQVQRDLGSDIVMIFDECTPYPADEDVARVSMELSLRWAQRSKNAHGDNTAALFGIVQGGMHQDLRMRSLEGLDKIGFDGLAIGGLSVGEPKHEMIKVLDYLPGMMPADKPRYLMGVGKPEDLVEGVRRGVDMFDCVMPTRNARNGHLFIDTGVLKIRNAFHRHDDSPLDPTCDCYTCQNFSRAYLHHLDKCGEMLGSMLNTIHNLRHYQVLMAGLREAIQQGTLAAFVDAFYAKRGLPVPPLD; encoded by the coding sequence ATGTCTTTCGAGTTGCTCGCCACCGATGGCAAGGCTCGTCGTGGTCGTCTGACCTTCCCGCGTGGCACCGTCGAGACTCCGGCCTTCATGCCGGTGGGCACCTACGGCACGGTCAAGGGCATGTTGCCGCGTGACATCGTCGCCACCGGCGCGGAGATCATCCTGGGCAACACTTTCCACCTGTGGCTGCGCCCGGGTACCGAAGTGATCAAGGAACACGGCGACCTGCACGATTTCATGCAGTGGAAAGGCCCGATCCTGACCGACTCCGGCGGTTTCCAGGTGTTCAGCCTCGGCGCCATGCGCAAGATCAAGGAGGAGGGCGTGACCTTCGCCTCCCCGGTCGACGGCTCGAAAGTGTTCATGGGCCCGGAAGAGTCGATGCAGGTCCAGCGCGATCTGGGCTCCGACATCGTGATGATCTTCGACGAATGCACCCCGTACCCGGCTGACGAAGACGTGGCCCGTGTGTCCATGGAGCTGTCGCTGCGCTGGGCCCAGCGTTCGAAGAACGCCCACGGCGACAACACGGCGGCGCTGTTCGGCATCGTTCAGGGCGGCATGCACCAGGACCTGCGCATGCGCTCGCTGGAAGGCCTGGACAAGATCGGCTTCGACGGCCTGGCCATCGGGGGCCTGTCGGTGGGCGAGCCCAAGCACGAGATGATCAAGGTGCTGGACTACCTGCCGGGCATGATGCCGGCTGACAAACCTCGTTACCTTATGGGCGTTGGCAAACCGGAAGATCTGGTTGAGGGTGTGCGCCGCGGTGTGGACATGTTCGATTGCGTGATGCCAACCCGTAATGCCCGCAACGGGCATCTGTTCATTGATACAGGCGTGCTGAAGATCCGTAACGCGTTCCATCGCCATGATGATTCGCCGCTGGATCCGACCTGCGATTGCTATACCTGCCAGAACTTCTCCCGCGCTTATCTGCATCATCTGGACAAGTGCGGCGAAATGCTCGGCAGCATGCTCAATACCATCCACAATTTGCGCCATTATCAGGTGCTGATGGCTGGTTTGCGCGAGGCTATTCAACAGGGTACATTGGCCGCCTTTGTCGATGCCTTCTACGCCAAACGCGGGCTTCCCGTTCCGCCTTTGGACTGA
- a CDS encoding Txe/YoeB family addiction module toxin gives MKIQFTPTGWEDYLWFQQNDKAGLKRINLLIKAIQRQPFEGLGKPEPLKHNMSGFWSRRITAEHRLVYAIVDGEICVITCRFHY, from the coding sequence ATGAAAATCCAGTTCACGCCAACGGGCTGGGAAGACTACTTGTGGTTTCAACAAAACGATAAGGCCGGTCTCAAACGAATCAATCTTCTGATCAAAGCGATCCAGCGCCAACCCTTTGAAGGCTTGGGTAAACCGGAGCCGCTCAAGCACAACATGAGCGGCTTCTGGTCACGGCGGATAACTGCCGAGCATCGCTTGGTCTATGCAATCGTAGACGGCGAAATCTGCGTCATAACTTGCAGATTTCACTATTGA
- the msrA gene encoding peptide-methionine (S)-S-oxide reductase MsrA, whose amino-acid sequence MKAQTIWRRLLLGIVAAGVIGQCSALSFGAEEGVLIPPPALDENTQAHSETAVFAGGCFWGVQGVFQHVKGVQKAVSGYAGGAADTAEYERVSEGDTGHAESVQVTFDPAQVSYGSLLQIYFSVAHNPTELNRQGPDSGTQYRSALFPVNADQQRVAQAYIAQLDTAHVFSKPIVTRLESYNGFYPAEDYHQDFLTEHPSYPYIVINDLPKVAQLKQLFAQRYQEKPVLVKSGS is encoded by the coding sequence ATGAAAGCTCAAACTATCTGGCGTCGACTGTTGTTGGGCATCGTGGCGGCCGGGGTGATCGGACAGTGCTCGGCGTTGTCATTCGGTGCCGAGGAGGGTGTGCTCATCCCCCCGCCGGCACTCGACGAAAACACCCAGGCGCACAGTGAAACCGCGGTGTTCGCCGGCGGTTGCTTCTGGGGCGTGCAGGGTGTTTTTCAGCATGTCAAAGGTGTGCAGAAGGCCGTCTCGGGTTACGCCGGCGGCGCTGCCGATACGGCTGAATATGAACGGGTGAGCGAGGGCGACACCGGGCACGCCGAGTCGGTGCAAGTGACCTTCGACCCCGCCCAGGTCAGCTACGGCAGCCTGTTGCAGATCTACTTTTCGGTGGCCCATAACCCGACCGAGCTCAATCGCCAGGGGCCGGACAGCGGCACCCAATATCGCTCGGCGCTGTTCCCGGTCAATGCTGATCAGCAACGTGTCGCCCAGGCCTACATTGCGCAACTGGATACCGCCCATGTCTTCAGCAAACCCATCGTCACCAGGCTGGAAAGCTATAACGGTTTTTACCCGGCGGAGGACTATCACCAGGATTTTCTCACCGAGCATCCGAGCTATCCGTACATCGTGATCAACGATTTGCCGAAAGTGGCGCAGTTGAAGCAGTTGTTTGCCCAGCGTTATCAGGAAAAGCCGGTGCTGGTGAAAAGCGGGTCGTGA
- a CDS encoding type II toxin-antitoxin system Phd/YefM family antitoxin, which produces MDTINYTTARAHLAETMDRVNEDCAPLLVTRQKGEPVVMMSLAEYNALEETAYLLRSPANAERLIKSIGEMRAGKAQVRQLIEE; this is translated from the coding sequence ATGGACACTATCAACTACACCACGGCTCGTGCGCACTTGGCTGAAACCATGGATCGCGTGAATGAAGACTGCGCCCCACTTCTGGTAACCCGCCAAAAAGGCGAGCCAGTAGTGATGATGTCTCTGGCCGAATACAACGCGCTGGAAGAAACGGCTTATCTGCTGCGCTCTCCGGCCAATGCCGAGCGCTTGATCAAATCGATTGGCGAAATGCGCGCTGGAAAAGCGCAAGTCAGGCAACTGATCGAAGAATGA
- a CDS encoding alkaline phosphatase D family protein: MPATPDDLSPLPAVLAGPLLRRLEPTRLVLWLVGSRELSLTLRLQGVGDIPLDAEKCTVIPVGTRAFVHLIDVPLETALPCDTRIDYDLLIDGQQPIADWAPHLLYDNAAGPNFVLRSRIDQLLHGSCRKPHHPAADGLLCVDRLLASETDPQQRPALLMMSGDQVYADDVAGPMLRVIHALIERLGLFGEHLEGAVVSDSAKLYEHPASYYHRADLLPALESNETLRERFFGGARKPIFTSSSADNHLVTFAEVMAMYLLVWSPTPWALVNPQPPVLTPERLKRYALEQTRIDGFKAGLGQVARALAHLPSLMIFDDHDITDDWNLSAQWEETAYGHPFSKRIIGNALIAYMLCQGWGNHPDAFSAVLEKTRGLSASGDDRYLDAPVQDELIEELLRFQQWHFVLPTSPALVVLDTRTRRWRSEMALKQPSGLLDWEALSELQQELLDHPSAIIVSPAPIFGVKLIETVQRVFSWCGYPLLVDAENWMAHRGAAQVILNIFRHSRTPGSYVVLSGDVHYSFVYEVLIRHRKAGPRIWQITSSGIKNEFPPTLLEWFDRLNRWLYSPRSPLNWLTKRRRMRIVPYVPEHAEAGERLWNSAGIGQVFFNQQGQPKDIIQHNSNGAPKTRMLAPDLSDITD; the protein is encoded by the coding sequence ATGCCTGCGACACCTGATGACCTGAGCCCGTTGCCTGCTGTTCTGGCTGGACCACTGCTGCGCCGACTGGAACCGACGCGCTTAGTGCTTTGGCTGGTCGGCAGCCGCGAGCTGTCGCTGACCTTGCGCCTGCAAGGCGTAGGAGACATTCCACTGGATGCCGAGAAATGCACCGTCATTCCTGTGGGCACCCGGGCGTTTGTCCACCTCATCGATGTCCCCCTCGAAACCGCCCTGCCGTGCGACACCCGCATCGACTACGACCTGCTGATCGACGGCCAGCAGCCCATCGCCGACTGGGCGCCTCACCTGCTCTACGACAACGCCGCCGGCCCGAACTTCGTCCTGCGTTCGCGCATCGATCAGTTGCTGCACGGCTCCTGCCGCAAGCCCCATCATCCGGCCGCCGATGGCCTGCTCTGCGTTGACCGGTTGCTTGCCAGCGAAACCGATCCGCAGCAACGCCCCGCCCTGTTGATGATGAGCGGTGATCAGGTTTACGCCGACGACGTTGCCGGCCCGATGTTGCGGGTGATTCACGCGCTGATCGAGCGCCTCGGCCTGTTCGGTGAGCACCTCGAAGGCGCGGTGGTCAGCGACAGCGCGAAACTCTACGAACACCCGGCCAGTTACTACCATCGCGCGGATTTGCTGCCGGCACTGGAGAGCAACGAGACGTTGCGCGAGCGTTTCTTCGGGGGTGCGCGCAAGCCGATTTTCACCAGCAGCAGCGCCGACAATCACCTCGTTACATTCGCCGAAGTCATGGCGATGTATTTGCTGGTGTGGTCGCCAACCCCTTGGGCACTGGTCAATCCGCAACCACCAGTGCTGACGCCTGAACGCCTCAAGCGCTATGCCCTCGAACAGACCCGCATCGACGGCTTCAAGGCCGGCCTCGGCCAGGTGGCCCGGGCCTTGGCACACTTGCCGAGCCTGATGATTTTCGATGACCACGACATCACCGACGACTGGAACCTGTCCGCGCAATGGGAGGAAACGGCCTACGGCCACCCGTTCTCCAAACGCATCATCGGCAACGCGCTGATCGCCTACATGCTGTGTCAGGGCTGGGGCAACCATCCGGATGCATTCAGCGCAGTGCTGGAGAAAACCCGAGGCCTGAGTGCCAGCGGTGACGACCGCTATCTCGACGCTCCCGTGCAGGACGAACTGATTGAGGAACTGCTGCGCTTTCAGCAGTGGCATTTCGTATTGCCAACCAGCCCGGCGCTGGTGGTGCTCGACACCCGCACCCGACGCTGGCGTAGCGAGATGGCGCTCAAACAACCGTCGGGTTTGCTGGACTGGGAAGCCTTGAGCGAACTGCAGCAGGAACTGCTCGACCATCCTTCGGCGATCATCGTTTCGCCGGCGCCGATCTTCGGCGTGAAGCTGATCGAAACCGTGCAGCGAGTGTTCAGCTGGTGCGGTTATCCACTGCTGGTGGACGCGGAAAACTGGATGGCCCATCGCGGCGCGGCCCAGGTCATCCTGAACATTTTCCGACACTCGCGTACACCGGGCAGTTACGTGGTGCTGTCAGGCGACGTGCATTATTCCTTCGTCTATGAAGTTCTGATCCGCCACCGCAAGGCCGGCCCGCGCATCTGGCAAATCACCAGCAGCGGCATCAAAAACGAATTCCCGCCGACCCTGCTGGAGTGGTTCGACCGTCTCAACCGCTGGCTCTACTCACCGCGCTCGCCCCTCAACTGGCTGACCAAACGCCGCCGCATGCGCATCGTCCCGTACGTGCCGGAACACGCCGAAGCGGGTGAACGGCTGTGGAATTCGGCGGGGATCGGTCAGGTTTTTTTCAATCAACAGGGGCAACCGAAAGACATCATCCAGCACAACTCGAACGGCGCACCGAAGACCCGCATGCTGGCGCCGGATTTGTCGGACATCACTGATTAG
- the queA gene encoding tRNA preQ1(34) S-adenosylmethionine ribosyltransferase-isomerase QueA, whose amino-acid sequence MRVADFTFELPDSLIARHPLAERRGSRLLTLDGVSGALAHRQFTDLLEHLRPGDLMVFNNTRVIPARLFGQKESGGKLEILIERVLDTHRVLAHVRSSKSPKPGSKILIDGGGEAEMLARHDALFELGFAEEVLPLLDRVGHMPLPPYIDRPDEGSDRERYQTVYAEKLGAVAAPTAGLHFDQTLMDAIAAKGVETAFVTLHVGAGTFQPVRVEKIEDHHMHTEWLEVGQDVVDAVAACRERGGRVIAVGTTSVRSLESAARDGVLKPFSGDTDIFIFPGRPFHVVDALVTNFHLPESTLLMLVSAFAGYPETMAAYKAAVDNGYRFFSYGDAMFITRNPAPRGPEESV is encoded by the coding sequence ATGCGCGTTGCTGACTTTACCTTCGAGCTTCCTGATTCGCTGATTGCCCGCCATCCTTTGGCCGAGCGTCGCGGTAGTCGCCTGTTGACCCTGGATGGGGTCAGCGGCGCCCTGGCACACCGTCAATTCACTGATCTGCTGGAGCATTTGCGCCCCGGCGATCTGATGGTGTTCAACAATACCCGGGTGATTCCGGCGCGCCTGTTCGGGCAGAAGGAGTCCGGCGGCAAGCTGGAAATCCTCATCGAACGCGTGCTCGATACCCACCGCGTGCTGGCCCATGTGCGTTCCAGCAAGTCGCCGAAACCGGGTTCGAAGATCCTGATCGACGGCGGCGGCGAAGCCGAGATGCTGGCGCGTCACGATGCGCTGTTCGAGCTGGGGTTTGCCGAAGAAGTGCTGCCGCTGCTCGATCGCGTCGGGCACATGCCGTTGCCTCCTTATATAGACCGCCCGGACGAAGGTTCGGATCGCGAGCGCTATCAGACCGTGTATGCCGAGAAACTCGGCGCGGTGGCGGCACCGACTGCCGGGCTGCATTTCGATCAGACGCTGATGGATGCGATCGCTGCCAAAGGCGTCGAGACTGCGTTTGTCACGCTGCACGTTGGCGCGGGTACGTTCCAGCCAGTGCGCGTCGAGAAGATCGAAGATCACCACATGCACACTGAATGGCTGGAAGTCGGTCAGGATGTGGTCGATGCAGTCGCCGCTTGCCGTGAGCGTGGCGGTCGAGTCATCGCCGTCGGCACCACCAGCGTGCGCTCACTGGAAAGCGCCGCCCGCGATGGCGTGCTCAAGCCGTTCAGCGGCGACACCGACATCTTTATCTTCCCGGGCCGGCCGTTCCATGTGGTCGATGCGCTGGTCACCAATTTCCATTTGCCCGAATCCACGCTGTTGATGCTGGTTTCGGCATTCGCCGGTTATCCGGAAACCATGGCTGCCTACAAAGCCGCGGTCGATAACGGATACCGCTTTTTCAGCTACGGTGATGCGATGTTCATCACCCGTAATCCCGCTCCCCGCGGCCCAGAGGAATCCGTATGA
- a CDS encoding aspartate aminotransferase family protein has protein sequence MTAALMNTYQPLDLSFIKGLGTRLWDQAGREYLDAVAGVAVTNVGHSHPRIVSAISEQAGLLLHTSNLYSIDWQRSLAQKLTQLAGMERAFFNNSGAEANETALKLARLYGWRKGIEQPLVVVMANAFHGRTLGTLSASDGPAVRLGFNDLPGDFVKVPFGDLEALEQVRRKHGQRIVAILVEPIQGESGVQLAPPGYLKALRELCNRHAWLLMLDEIQTGIGRTGRWFAFQHEGIVPDVMTLAKGLGNGVPIGACLARGRAADLFTPGSHGSTFGGNPLACRVGCTVLEIIEEQGLLENARGQGERLLTRLRAELADNPNVLAIRGQGLMIGIELKQPIRDLTLIAARDHGLLINVTRGKTIRLLPPLTIDEREVGMIVRGVGRSLSHVSSLGQ, from the coding sequence ATGACCGCCGCCCTGATGAACACCTATCAACCTCTGGATTTGAGCTTCATCAAAGGCCTGGGTACGCGACTCTGGGATCAGGCGGGTCGCGAGTATCTGGATGCGGTGGCGGGCGTGGCGGTGACCAATGTCGGCCATTCACATCCACGCATCGTGTCGGCGATCAGCGAGCAGGCGGGATTGCTGCTGCACACCTCCAATCTCTACAGCATCGACTGGCAACGGTCGCTGGCGCAGAAGCTGACGCAACTGGCGGGGATGGAGCGGGCGTTCTTCAACAATTCCGGTGCCGAGGCCAATGAAACCGCGCTGAAACTGGCGCGTCTGTACGGCTGGCGCAAAGGTATCGAGCAACCGCTGGTGGTGGTCATGGCCAACGCGTTTCATGGCCGTACCCTCGGCACCTTGTCCGCCAGCGATGGCCCAGCGGTGCGGCTCGGTTTCAATGACTTGCCGGGGGATTTCGTCAAAGTACCGTTTGGCGATCTCGAAGCGCTGGAGCAGGTACGGCGCAAACATGGCCAGCGGATCGTGGCGATTCTGGTCGAGCCGATCCAGGGTGAAAGCGGCGTGCAACTGGCACCGCCCGGTTACCTCAAGGCGCTGCGTGAATTGTGCAACCGTCACGCCTGGCTGCTGATGCTTGACGAGATACAGACCGGCATCGGTCGCACCGGTCGCTGGTTTGCGTTCCAGCACGAAGGCATCGTTCCCGACGTCATGACCCTCGCCAAGGGCCTGGGCAACGGCGTGCCGATCGGCGCTTGTCTGGCACGGGGCCGGGCAGCGGATTTGTTCACCCCTGGCAGCCATGGCAGCACCTTCGGCGGTAATCCACTGGCGTGCCGGGTGGGTTGCACCGTACTCGAGATCATCGAGGAACAAGGTCTGCTGGAAAATGCCAGGGGCCAGGGCGAGCGCTTGCTGACCCGCTTGCGTGCAGAGCTGGCGGATAATCCGAATGTGCTGGCGATTCGTGGGCAGGGGTTGATGATCGGCATCGAACTCAAACAGCCGATCCGTGACCTGACATTGATTGCTGCTCGGGATCATGGGCTGCTGATCAACGTCACGCGTGGCAAGACGATCCGGCTGCTGCCGCCGCTGACGATTGATGAGCGGGAGGTGGGGATGATTGTCAGAGGGGTTGGCCGTTCCCTGAGCCATGTCTCATCCCTCGGTCAATAG